The following proteins come from a genomic window of Thiothrix winogradskyi:
- a CDS encoding Uma2 family endonuclease, translated as MDSRFLQAEELGIKLEIVNGLAIWEAQPVYRHQRAVDRIRSTITPTTANACQCVHIADVYVSFPNGSLKRPDISVFCREPDEEEEAIRLVPEAVIEIISKGYEAKDLQIAPPFYLSQGVKDVVVFNPYTLAVLHVHQMGAAQHISPVEISLACGCTVTV; from the coding sequence ATGGATTCCCGTTTTTTGCAGGCAGAAGAGCTGGGTATCAAGCTGGAAATTGTCAACGGCTTGGCGATCTGGGAAGCACAACCTGTTTACCGTCATCAACGCGCGGTTGACCGTATCCGCAGCACTATTACACCCACAACGGCTAACGCTTGTCAGTGTGTCCATATTGCTGATGTTTATGTCAGTTTCCCCAATGGTTCACTCAAACGCCCTGATATTTCCGTTTTCTGCCGAGAACCTGATGAAGAGGAAGAGGCAATCAGATTGGTTCCCGAAGCGGTTATTGAAATCATTAGCAAGGGTTACGAAGCCAAGGATTTGCAGATTGCTCCACCATTTTATCTGTCACAAGGGGTGAAAGACGTGGTGGTGTTTAATCCGTACACCTTGGCGGTGTTGCATGTGCATCAGATGGGGGCTGCCCAACATATTTCGCCGGTAGAAATCAGCTTGGCGTGTGGGTGCACTGTGACAGTATAG